In the Chryseobacterium foetidum genome, CTAATTTTGAAATGTTGAGCTTTGTTTTTCATTACCCAGTGACCATATTTGTCTTACTTCTCGAAATTCGCGGGACCAATGGTTAAATTGGTCCCGAATTAACAAAAAATGGGTCCCGAATGGCGAAAAATAACGTCATTGATATACGGTGTAATGCCTATGAATAGAAGATTTGTTAGTTATATAATATTTTGTAGATAAAAATTTTGTAAAAATTAGTTTTAATCTATAATTATTAGTTATGAGTACGCATTTATCTATTCTTTTCGTTGTGAAAAGATCAAAATTGTCATCAAAAGGAGTCTGTCCTATTCACTTACGAGTGACGTTTGAAGGAAAGAGGCTGGAAATTACGACCGGCAGATTTATAGAGCCTGAAAAATGGTGTATCGATTCAGGTAAAGTCAAAGGGAAATCTGCAGAAGTCAGAGAGATTAATACTTATCTCGATATTCTAAGATCACGGATTTATACCATACAGAAGGATCTTATTCAGGCTGGAGAGATCATATCTACGGAAAAGATCAGAAGTATGTTTTGTGGTGTGGAAGATAGTAAGCGATTATTGCTCATTATTCTTAATGATCATAATGTTAAGATGGAGCAGTTGATAGGCAATGAATACGCAAAGGGTACTTTGGTTCGTTATAAAAGCTGCTACAGACATTTGAAAAATTTTTTGCGGATCAAATATAATTTATCTGATATTGACATTTCCAAGGTGAATCTGGAATTCATCAATAATTTTGAACACTATCTGAGAACGAAGAATGAAAATCCCTGCAGCAATAATTCTGCGGTTAAATATATTAAAAACCTGAGTAAGGTCATTCGAATTTGTCTTGCGAATGAATGGATTAAAAGAGATCCTCTGGTGGGTTACAAATCAAAATATACAGAAGTTAACAGAAAATTTTTAGATGATGTAGAGTTGCGAAAATTGGAGGATAAAGAATTTACGATTGAACGTATGGAGGTTGTAAGGGATATGTTTGTTTTCAGCTGCTATACAGGCCTATCATTTGTTGATGCCCGTAATCTTACGGCGGATAATATTGGTGTGGGAATTGACGGCAGAAAATGGATTTTCACAGCCCGCCAAAAAACTAAAATTTCTTCAAACATTCCTTTGTTGGAAAAGGCTGAAAAAATTCTTCTCAAATATAAAGACTATCCCAGAGGTGGACATAGAGCTTTAAAATTATTGCCGATTCCCAGCAATCAGAAAATGAATGCTTATCTCAAAGAAGTAGCAGATCTCTGTGGAATCTCTAAAGAGCTGACATTCCATATTGCGAGGCATACATTCGCTACAACGGTAACTTTATCAAATGGAGTATCCATTGAAAGTGTAAGTAAAATGTTAGGGCATAAGAGTATTAAAACAACTCAGATTTATGCAAAGATCATGGACAGAAAGGTAAGCGATGAAATGGATTCATTAAGCGACCTACTCTCTAAGCGGGAAGTTTCCTTAAAGAATAAATTATAAAAATTACATTCATGTATAATTTCTGTTTCTTCGTGGTTAACCTTTTTTGGTTAGTCACGAAGAAACCCGAAATTTTTCGGGTTCCAACTTTTTAATATTTTAAATTATTCCATCATCCGCAAAAGAAAAATAAGAATCCGAAGTCAGAATAAAATGATCCAGCAAATTCATGCTCAAAACTTTTGCAGCCTCCTTAATCTGTGCAGTCATTTTAATATCACACCCGGACGGCTTTAAATTTCCTGAAGGGTGATTGTGCGCAATAATAATCCCGGAAGCATTACAAAGAAGTGCCGCCTGCATAATAATTCTTACATCCACCAAAGTAGATGAAATTCCGCATTCGGAGATTTTCTTAATCCCCAAAACCTTACTAGCCTGGTTTAGATACAATGCATAGAAAGATTCCCTGTAATCCATTTCCTCAGCATCAAAATGTTCCCTGAAAATTTCCACTGCATCCCTGGATGACAATACAGACCTTTCACAATTTCCCTTTCTTGAGTAGCTCAACTTAATTTCGTTCACAATATTGAATTTCATCTGATTTGCTCCGGGTACGGCGGAGACTTGTTTTTCCCGCACCTGACATTAAAACCTGTAGATTGCAGATTGAAGGAAATTTTGACTTTTTCTATTCTTTACTAAGTTTAACATCAGATAAACTGATGTACACATGAAGGAATAATTATGATCAAAATTTCAATGAACTGCATTTGCATCTTGTGAGGTTTCTGACTTTTCTATGCAGATTACCATTCAGGCAGACACAAGGAAAACTGCAATCAATTCCATGAAAACAATAAAGAAGAAGATTGATAAAGCCTGAAATCTTTTTGCGGAGGCTCCGCAATCCAGGATTGTGGATACCCAAAAAGATTTTTTTCCGCAGGGTCAACGGAATATATTTGCTATAGAAAATCGGTAACCTCCATGCTGGCAAATACAGCTTAGATTTCGAAAGATATGTGCTAATGATCACATTATATTTTTGTGGTCTTATTATACTTTATAACAACAGATACCCGAATACCCAAACAATTTCTCCTCAATGAAGTCTTGTGTTTTAATAATTGATATCAAGCAATATCATCCAATACTATATAAGTTGAGTTCCAGTATGCCTGGCAAAAGTGCGTATATAAAAACTGATTTCATGGGGAGGATTAGCATTTTGTGAGAGGAACTGATTTAGTTTGAGCATAATACTGATAAGCTTTAGCAGGAGCAGGTGCTGTTGGATGTTCAGGAAACGTTTGCATTAGCTTTTATAATAGTATTTCTTTTAGAAAACTACATTCTTATCAAATATCGCAGAAAATCTTTCGGTACTACGAAAAGGTAGTGATTTATTATGCCGACCATTTCTAAACTTTGCTTCAACAAAATTTATAAAATGGTCACATTATCCCTTATCACAAAAGAAGATTTGCAGGACTTTAAGAAGGAACTCCTGCAGCACATCACCTCGTTGTATGAAAACAAAGGCACTATTCAAAAACAATGGCTCCGAACTT is a window encoding:
- a CDS encoding site-specific integrase, which translates into the protein MSTHLSILFVVKRSKLSSKGVCPIHLRVTFEGKRLEITTGRFIEPEKWCIDSGKVKGKSAEVREINTYLDILRSRIYTIQKDLIQAGEIISTEKIRSMFCGVEDSKRLLLIILNDHNVKMEQLIGNEYAKGTLVRYKSCYRHLKNFLRIKYNLSDIDISKVNLEFINNFEHYLRTKNENPCSNNSAVKYIKNLSKVIRICLANEWIKRDPLVGYKSKYTEVNRKFLDDVELRKLEDKEFTIERMEVVRDMFVFSCYTGLSFVDARNLTADNIGVGIDGRKWIFTARQKTKISSNIPLLEKAEKILLKYKDYPRGGHRALKLLPIPSNQKMNAYLKEVADLCGISKELTFHIARHTFATTVTLSNGVSIESVSKMLGHKSIKTTQIYAKIMDRKVSDEMDSLSDLLSKREVSLKNKL
- a CDS encoding JAB domain-containing protein translates to MKFNIVNEIKLSYSRKGNCERSVLSSRDAVEIFREHFDAEEMDYRESFYALYLNQASKVLGIKKISECGISSTLVDVRIIMQAALLCNASGIIIAHNHPSGNLKPSGCDIKMTAQIKEAAKVLSMNLLDHFILTSDSYFSFADDGII